A region of the bacterium genome:
GGCCCGGCGCGACGTCGACGGCGGGCCGGGACCCCGTGCCATGGACGCGATGCTGCGCTCGGCCCGCGCGTCGCTCGCGGCCAGCCGGGCGGAGACCCAGGCGGCGCGCGGACGCGCCGCCGAGGCGAGGGCGCGGCGCGAACAGGCCGTCGCCGACACGCTCGAGGATACTAGGCGGCAGTGATCCGAACCCGCGGTCAGAGGAGGCTTCGGCCATGCACAGGATCGTAACGAGAACCTGGCTCGCGCTCGTCGTGGCGGTCGCGTTGGGTGGGGCGGCCGCGGCGCAAAGTCAGCCCGCCGTCACCATCACCTACTGGCAGTACTATTACGAGAGCAAGGTCAAGACCTTGGACGCCCTGATCCCGCAGTTTGAGCGCCAGAACCCCGGCATCCACGTCGTGCAGCAGACGTTCCCCTACGATTCCTACAATCAAAAGGTCGCGAGCGCGGTCCCCGCCGGCCAGGGTCCGGACGTCGTGAACTTGTACTACGGCTGGCTGCCGTTGTACGTGGACAGCGGCTACCTCCAGCCGCTACCGGCCGATGCCTTTCCTACGGCCCAGATCGAGCGCGACTTCGCGCCCATGGTCAAGGCGGCCCAGTTTGACGGGAAGTTCTGGGCGCTGCCCACGGCGGTCCGGACGCTCGCGATATTTTACAACCGCGATCTGTTCCAGCGCGCCGGGATCACGCGGGCACCGGCGACGTGGGAGGAGTTCACGGCCGACGCGCAGCGCCTGACCGAGCGCGATTCCCGCGGACGCATCACGACCGAGGGATTCGGCATCGCGCCGAACGGCCAGGATCACAGCCTGCTGCGCGAGGTGCTGTTCCGCCAGTGGGGCGCATCACCGTACAGCGCGGACGGCCGGCGGGTGACGTACAACACCGCGGCGGGGGCCGCGGCGCTGCGGTGGTACACGGACCTCGTCACAAAGGAGAAGGTGGGCGCGGTCGACTTCTTCCCGGGGAGCAACGGCTACCGCGACGCGTTCCTGGCCGGCCGGGCCGGCATGATCATCGACGGGTCGTTTGCGATCGGCACGGTCCGGTCGGGGGCGAAGTTCAATTGGGGTGTGGCGCTGCTGCCGCGGCGGACCGCCGGCGGCACCCCCGGCAATTTCGGATCGTTCTGGGTGCACGGCCTGACGCGCAGGGCCATCGGCCCGCGCCGGGCGGCCGCGGTGGCGTTCCTCAAGTTCATCACCTCGTCCGAAGTCCAGCGGACCTGGCTGCAGCAGGTCGGTGAGATCCCCGCCGCCAAGGCGCTCGCCGCCGACCCGAAACTGGCGCAGGATCCGGTGTACGGCCCGTTCATCGCCAGCCTGCCCTTCGCGCACGCCACGTTCTTCGTCGACGAAACCGCGCAGCGCACCGTCCTCGTCGACGCGGTGAACGAAGTCGTGCTCAACCACATGGATCCGAAGGCGGCGTTGGACGCGGCGGCGGGCAAAGAGCAAAAGATCCTGGACGCGTTCTGGGCGAAGCAGGCGAAACACCCGTAGGGCCCGCGACGGCCGCGCGCGGACGCGGCGGGGGGCACGCCCTCCGCCGCCGCGGCAGGCGCCTCGGCCTCGGCGCGCGCCGGGCGGTCTGGGCGTACGTGTTCTTGGCCGTGCCGATGGTGTTCTTTCTCGCGATCCGGATCGCGCCGGCCGCGACCGCGCTCAACATCAGCCTGCATCACTGGAACATCGTCTCGACCGAGCGGCCGTTTGTCGGCGACGCCAACTTCCGGGAGATCTGGGCCGACCCGCTGTTTGGGAAGGCGATCTGGAACACCGTGCGCTACGCGGCGGTCGGGGTCCCCGCGCAGCTCGTGCTGGGGCTCGCGGCCGCGCTGCTGATCCGCCGGATCGTGCGGTTCCGCGCCTTCTTCCGGGCGCTGTACTTCGTCCCCTTCGTCACGCCGGTCGTGGCGGCCGCGTGGGTGTGGCAGTGGATGTACTCTCCGCAGTTCGGACCGCTCGGACATCTCCTCGACGCCGTGGGGCTCGCGGTGCCGGACCTGCTGCGCACGCCGTCCCTCGCGCTCTACGCGGTGGCGGCGATGGTGGTCTGGGAGTACCTCGGGTTTCAGGTCGTGCTCTTCCTCGCCGGCCTCGAGGCGATCCCGCGCACCTATTACGAAGCCGCGGCCGTCGACGGGGCCGGCGGCTGGCGGCTCTTCCGGAGCATCACCGTGCCCCTCCTCAACCCGACGCTCGTCTTTTCGGCGGTGTACGGAACCATCGTCTACCTGCAGCTCTTCACACAGGTGCTGAACATGACGTTCAACGACCCGGGCGGACCGCTCGGGAGCACCGAGACCGTCGTGCTCTACGTGTACACGCTCGGCTTCCAGCGGTTTCAGATGGGACAGGCCGCGGCCGCGACCGTCGTGCTGTTCGGAGTCATCATGGCCATCTCCATCGTGCAGCTCACGGTCCTCACGCGGCCGGTGGAATACTGATGGCCGCCCGGTCTCACGCGGAGCGGGCGGGGGCTTATCTCGCGCTGGCGGCGGGCGGCGTGCTCGTCGTGTTTCCGTTCGCGTGGATGATCGCGACGGCGCTCAAGGGCCCGCGCGAA
Encoded here:
- a CDS encoding argininosuccinate lyase gives rise to the protein ARRDVDGGPGPRAMDAMLRSARASLAASRAETQAARGRAAEARARREQAVADTLEDTRRQ
- a CDS encoding extracellular solute-binding protein, with the translated sequence MHRIVTRTWLALVVAVALGGAAAAQSQPAVTITYWQYYYESKVKTLDALIPQFERQNPGIHVVQQTFPYDSYNQKVASAVPAGQGPDVVNLYYGWLPLYVDSGYLQPLPADAFPTAQIERDFAPMVKAAQFDGKFWALPTAVRTLAIFYNRDLFQRAGITRAPATWEEFTADAQRLTERDSRGRITTEGFGIAPNGQDHSLLREVLFRQWGASPYSADGRRVTYNTAAGAAALRWYTDLVTKEKVGAVDFFPGSNGYRDAFLAGRAGMIIDGSFAIGTVRSGAKFNWGVALLPRRTAGGTPGNFGSFWVHGLTRRAIGPRRAAAVAFLKFITSSEVQRTWLQQVGEIPAAKALAADPKLAQDPVYGPFIASLPFAHATFFVDETAQRTVLVDAVNEVVLNHMDPKAALDAAAGKEQKILDAFWAKQAKHP
- a CDS encoding sugar ABC transporter permease; this encodes MFLAVPMVFFLAIRIAPAATALNISLHHWNIVSTERPFVGDANFREIWADPLFGKAIWNTVRYAAVGVPAQLVLGLAAALLIRRIVRFRAFFRALYFVPFVTPVVAAAWVWQWMYSPQFGPLGHLLDAVGLAVPDLLRTPSLALYAVAAMVVWEYLGFQVVLFLAGLEAIPRTYYEAAAVDGAGGWRLFRSITVPLLNPTLVFSAVYGTIVYLQLFTQVLNMTFNDPGGPLGSTETVVLYVYTLGFQRFQMGQAAAATVVLFGVIMAISIVQLTVLTRPVEY